The Pygocentrus nattereri isolate fPygNat1 chromosome 1, fPygNat1.pri, whole genome shotgun sequence genome window below encodes:
- the s100a10a gene encoding protein S100-A10a translates to MPSELEKAMESLIMVFHRYAAREGNSNTLSRRELRELMENELSNFLKSQKDPFTVDKIMKDLDTNRDGEVSFEEFVSLVVGLSIACEQCYQLHLKKMAARK, encoded by the exons ATGCCGTCAGAATTAGAAAAAGCCATGGAGTCTCTCATCATGGTTTTCCACCGATATGCTGCCAGAGAGGGAAACAGCAACACTCTCAGTCGCAGAGAGCTCAGAGAACTGATGGAGAACGAACTCTCCAACTTCCTCAAG TCTCAGAAGGACCCTTTCACTGTGGACAAGATTATGAAGGACCTGGACACAAACCGAGATGGAGAAGTGAGCTTTGAGGAGTTCGTATCTTTAGTGGTGGGGCTGTCCATCGCCTGTGAGCAGTGTTACCAGTTGCACTTGAAGAAAATGGCAGCCCGAAAGTGA